The following DNA comes from Thunnus thynnus chromosome 3, fThuThy2.1, whole genome shotgun sequence.
GACTTAATCAGGTCTCCTGGCACGGGATTGCATGAAAATGATGCTTAAGAAGGACAGAGTCCGCAGCAAGGCAACCAAAGTTCACTTCGGTTTATGGGACTCCTcagtacaaaaaaaattaaCCTTATATATCAGTTTTTATGCAATTATCTGTgtaatgaaaaagtaaaattacaagATAAGATTTAAATTAAGAAACTGGTTTAAACATCTGATGTGATATAGTTTTATAATAAAGTCCAGCATGActtgctgctttgtgtttgttgtttgggtGCTGTTGCTTAAGGCCTGCAGCGGTCATAGTGGCAGCACagacaagaggaagaagaagcagtGAACCGTTGGAAGTTGCAGAGATTGCAGCAATTACTCTCTTCCGCCTCTCTGAATATCTTCAACAGACTGGCTGTTCACTCATCGTGGTTGACAGTGCAAGTCATTTGTGTcttcacaaaaatacaaaaatgtgatATCCATTTGACTCTGTAGAAAAGATAATCATCAGTTTTGGATGGCTATCATATAATTTCataacaaacataacaaaagtAAGATTTTGTGAGAATATTGTCATTATAAATATGTACAGAACTGgccttttgctttttaaaattcatgactctcagtcatccaggtcatggttatcTAAGGAGGGTTGAATTGAGGGCAACTGGACTAGATACTTGAAGATATTTCATCTCTCATCTaaggggcttcttcagttctaactgactggtggggagtcccaggtatttaatctctgtGGGGTTTTTATGAAGGTCATTGGTGGTAGATCCCACCAGTGGATACAAGAAAAAAGGCCACAGaatgtttacaacagagaagaaagagagagaaaaccatGAGTCGTGAACAATATTATCTCTTGTATCCTGGAGAAGCCATCCCATGCATGTATGGGCTCCCCAAGATCTGCAATGAAAGAGCCCCCATAAGGCCCATTATCAGCAGCATCAACTCAGTTACTTACAACATTACCAGACATATCTACTGTCTTAGCCCCCTTGATTGGTAACACTCCTCACCATATTCAAAACTCAAATGAAACCATGGTGTCCTATGATGTCACCTCATTGTTTACATGCATGCCAACTATGCAGGCAGTGGAAACTGTAATGACATAACTGCTACAGGACAACAACCTTAACAATAGAACTTACCTCAGCCCAGACCAGATTTGCGAAATGCTGGACCTCTGTCTGAATACCAGTACCTATTTCCAGTacaatggggggggggggggtaacaAAAGCATGGTTGTGCCATGGGCTCACCAGTATCTCCCATTGGTCAAAATTAAAACCCAGGAAGTACAAGCCTTCAGAACACATGAACTCAGTGGACAGTAACATGAGAGGACGTCAGGATCAACAGTTTGGCCTTTTTTGACAATGCTGTACACATTGAGGAGGACAGGAGCCTCCACATTGTAGTATACAGGAAACTGCCACACACAGACCAATACTTACTCTTTAACTCTCACCACCCACTGGAGCATTATCTAGGACTTATCAGAACCCTGCACCGCTGAGCTGATAATGTACCAACAAGTGCCCAGGACCAAGACAAGGAGCACAAACACCTGAAGGATTCACTTCAAGCTTGCAGATACCCTAACTGGACCTTTGTGAAAACAGATGCAACATCTAGGACACTGACACTGCGGGtggtgaagaaaagaagaataaatgcaacaaaatcATCAACCTGTGTTCAAACCCAGCAACACACTAAGACGGAAACTGGTCCATCCGAAAGACCGCACccccaaacacaacaaaagcaaTCTAGTGTATGCAGTCCAATGCAGTGAGGTATGCATAGACTTGCATATTGGGGAAACTAAGCAACCAAGCCAACTCCTTAGGTCAAGACTCTGCAGTTTACCTACATCTGAAAGATAAGGGACACATATTTTGGATATGGaggacagatggtttgaaagaTGAGCGACGGAAACTATCTACATCAAAGCAGAGAGACCATCCCTCAACAGACGAGGAGGTCTACAACACCATTTATCCCCCACCTACAATGGTGtcccttcatcccttcccaggagacttaacaaccattcacatttggTCTCCTGTGATAACTCCCACGACTGTCATTTACACTTCAGGCCTCAGTTGACTCCAATGACTCCAATGACTCCATCGACTGTCGACTGTCGTTAGAACAGCGAGAAGAACTGATGAACCAATGACCTTGATAATGGATGCAATGTTTTCTTATCAcagatgtttcttttgttttgggAAGGATATCAAGTCAAAAAGCTAAAGTCCAAGTGAGGTCATGAGTCATTTGGGTTAAAGGGCCAATCCACAGATTTTACAATTTCAGAAACTTTCTAAAGTCTGGAAAAATATCAGGTTGGTCTTAAAGATTCAAAATTCATAACAAAAAGGCTGCATTGCAAACATAGGCAAGGGGTTCTAAAGATGTGGGCATTGACCATGCAGGAGAAGTCTAAAAGATGCTGTTGgggtgcattatgggaaatgtaggatccagcagTTTtagagcttgacccatactagaGACTAAAATTCAAGATATCTCAGttgctgctgctttgattttgaccactatgttttttaaatgttcctcTTACAAGTCTACCAACTTTGTGAATGCAAAATCACTGGAGTATCCCTTTAGTCATGTGACTTGAGTTCACATGTATACCAATACAGGTCTCTCTGAGAGTATAtcttatataaaataaaagcaaattcCCCCTTAAGAAAGGGTTATAAAGTCCCGAAAGAGCACCAAAGCCACACCCCCTCTCTGCCTAATATTTTTGTATCTTAGGTCTAAAACAATCAAAATTGATGGTAAAACTGGTCAGACTTTGTATCAATCAGGTAAAACTGCAATATTGccttttatggaaaaaaaactgaagcacTGAATCAACAGCTGAGGAAAAGCTTACGTATGCTACTAAAGATTCTCATGATTCTGCAGCTTTTGCAGTATGAGatatacatgttttaatttatttattttttatttctcagttgttttttgtgtgtgtatcgaTATtcctgttttgttatgtttctcgTGTCCTTTATTGTAGGAAAAAGTGATATTTATACCGGTGAAAATATCACTGggataaacaaaaacatttttgcaccaTTAAGTCAACATAAACACATTGTAAAATGCCACAGAGAATATCTTAAGTCTCTACAGGAATTTTGTGGGATTACAAGAGTTTCCactggtgtttgtgttttttggatgTCAGCGCAAGTATCTGTCTGAGTGGGCTAAAGTCTAAATTATACAATCCACATCTCCACACTCTGGGGAAAACAATAGCATATATAAATAGGAACGTAATCAgagcgctctctctctctctctctctctctctctctctctcctctctcctccccccccctacacacacacacacacacacacacacactctggcaGAGAACGGGGCAGATGCACAGCCGAGGCAGGAGCGACTCTGTTAAGCGCTATGGAGCAACAAGACAAAGCTCAGACTGGAGACATTTACAAGTTTGTGCAAGAGAAATCTGGGGGCAGATCTATAAAAAAGGTATTTGTCTGttagaaggaaaaaaggaagaaaagaggagaggacgtTGCCAACAACAGTAAACCTACTTAAGTATCTTTTTATGAGGATGAAACCAATGTTAGTCTTCATGTGATTCAGTCTGCAGAAACACCAAGGTGagtgttacatttttattttgtctgtttttttttctgtcagctgTTTATCAAAACCACTAATGATCTGATAGTCTCAAAAGGCATTTCAAATATCTCTTCACTTGACTCCAgcttgtttatgtttgtgagTCAGCTCACAATCTCCACATTTTAGTAAGAAACTCTGATCTCAGTTATCTCTGCCATAGTTGCCTGCGGCTCTTCTGTCAAACTAAATACTCAGAAAACATAATCAATACTTAGACAAACCGTTCATGTGGCTGAGTAAGTCGATTGTAAAACGTGTGGGGAGTGTAAACAGATATAGGTAAAGATTTTAAAGGCCAAAATCATTTTCAAGGTTAGGGTAGTATTTGGCTCTCCCCCTCCCTGCTGTTGATTATTCCTGCAGGCTTTGGATTGATTTTCAGCACTGGACAGCTCCTGTGGCCTCATTGAAACAAACACGTCACAGCTGCTTAGTTTGCAAACTACACTGTCATAACTTCTGGTTACACTGTTTGATCAGTTGATCGGAATTTAGCAGCAGTGACGCATGGACAAAGATGGAAACTTTACCTTTACTTTTATCTATTGTTTTCAAATTTGACACGTTTAAATGTACAAattgtagaatttagtggcatctaacggAACGGACTTgccagaaatggaatataatattcataagcatGTTTTGTTTAGTGTAtgatcacctgaaaataagaatcactgtgtttttgttatcttagaatgagccctttatatctacagagggagcgggtcctcttccatggagtctgccatgttgcaccgccatgtttctacagtagcccagagtggacaaaccaaacactggctctagagagggcctttcgcgttTTCGcgttttttgcgagttttgcagccaccgtaggttctcctacctGCTTGGAAAGGGAGGGTGGGGGCGaggagtattcagttggttgcaatctgcaacctcaccgctagatgccaccaAATCCTACACACTCAACCTTTAACAGCACATTTTAAGGCGTATGACCCAAATTTATAGCAGGGGTTAGAATGTCGTCTTTCAAACTGATGCAAGATGTAAAATTAGAGGTAATTCTTATCTAAAGATTTAATTAGTTTTAAGCAGTGATTGGTTAAGATCTGTTATCACACTATAAAAATCGTATAAGTAGCATAATGTACTTTATTAAACATACTCATTATGTATAATGCACCATTCAGAGTGTCATATGATACATATATTCACTGGAATATTACAACtaatgtaagcagcattttcatgtttttgagaATCTTACAACTTTATATGCCGTTAGGTAGTTTACAAAGCATCagattttataaactgatcgTATATTTTGTACGTAAGATCTTAATCTTCAAAATAACTACAGTTGTGAAACACAAAACTACAATAcatccctctgaaatgtagtgcagtagaGGTATAAAGTAGAAGAAATTggaaattgtacttgagtaagTGCACTTACAACTACATATAAGTTTAGTTTACTGTCCATTGTTCATCTTTTACTGTTGATTTAGTGTTATTTCTAGcattttgtgtgcgtgtgtgtggtgtgaatgtgtgtgttcaggatgACTAAAGTTCCTCAAAGTCAGAATGAGTACAAGCCTGTAGGTTTGGGACACTGTGTCCAAGTGTAGGCCCTCCTTCAGAGAGCATGttggagagagaggcagggaacGAGAAGAGAAAGGTGAAAGAATCTCCTCTGAAATCACAGTCGGACCAAATGCAAGTCTTTCAtacattttcactcattttaGAGGCTTTTAGAAAAGGCTTTTACACTGGGATGAGATAAAACAgtgactttgttttttcacactttAGTTCTGTGTGTAAATCTTCCATTATTCTATAAATGGAATCACATGTAGAAATATTATCTGTCGTCATAATCTCTTCATCTTAATCTGTATTTTGTCTCACTCTCGGTCCAATGTGAAAGACCTCATACCTGTAAAGCCTCTGCTTTCCTCATcaagtctttctttctttctttctttctttctttctttctttctttctttctttcttacattctttctttcttattttctttctttctttctttatctctccctccttcctttctcaTATCATCAGATCGCAGATTACACAAAAGGGCTTAAGGCAGGTCACACGGCGACTGCCGTCCACCTTTCATATTGTTGTTTGGATTGGGAGATTAAGGGAGATACTAATCTGGTATTTGACAAGGGCTTCCTGCATCCTTTGCCTTGCATGAGATTATGTAATATATGTCAGTTTGGCTCCTCTGACGTATGGGAATAAGAGCAACATCAGACTTCTCAGAGCCTTTGACACACAGCGTGATAATAATCGTTATTTGTAGAGCCCTGTAGTGTACTGCAGTTTATCCCTGTCGTGTCGGGCAGGTTTTGGTGCTTCGTTATGAGTTATATAGGTTCCCTCAAGGGACAGTCCATGAcctgttttctcctctcctctcctctcctctcctctcctctcctctcctctcctctcctcgccTCTCCTTCCCATCTTCTCTGTCAGTTTATCTCTACTCCACCTCCTCACAAGTTGTCTCACATGATAAaccatcaccacacacacacacacacacacacacacgcacactcagaGCGAGTCAGCCCCatagagagaagagagatgtTCCTATGGAGACGGCTAATACAGTAACTATGATCAACCATTAATTACTGAAACTCTCCCCCGGGGCTCCTGTCtgctgagagaaaaagacatcATGTAGGTTTACACTGACAACAGTTGGCTGCATTAGCAGAAATATCTTGTTAATAAGTGAAGATATTTAAGGTCCTCTATTATCCGTTCAATTTTTGGCCAGAATCACATCTTTAGAATATTTGCAATTATCAGCATTTATAGAACAAATCTACTGCTGCAAAATCCACAAAACTTCTTCTTTAGTTCTTTTGCCTTAAATACCATAAATTATAATGTAAACAATGCGTGAACCTGTTCAAAAGACATTCAACTAACTAGACATCAGTCAAATCTAATGCAGACTGATGAACATGTAATAGTCAAGCAACAAATGCGTTGTAAGGTTTATAATGTTAATTTTTGTTGAGATTAAGTAAAAGAGGAGTTTGAGTTAAAGTGATTCCAACTCAAAGTCCTCATAgcttttttccagagctttcgaCTGTATCACACAGTGCTCATCAatggatggagtttgctcagttgtcatggagacagaTCTGTTGACatgatttcattcattcaattcactttaagatgtttttgttgttttgtaaatCTCATCACACCAACACATCACTATTATACAGCTTTATATTGTCAGATATTTCCCCGTTTTGACCAACAGATCGACAAGTTACTGTTGAATCTACACCTCTGTAACGTCTCACAGCTGAACAGCTGAATATAACACATACATCAGCCTTACAAAGGCAGTTACAGGACTATTAGATTAGATTGCATCATACTTTACAGGTGTTCATATTACTGCATCcactgtatgtaaaaatgcgGATTTTGGACACTAATAATAGCAAACATAacctgacgcgccagatggtttattacacagaaccatctgggAAGTCTGTTtagaaaagggcaggcactttcaaaaaatacttggcaggtgactGGATGAGCCATCTGTCTATCAtcgtctatcaccgtcttaccttgcgaggcagctggatttgcaacactgattggtctgaaccgCCGGCGGTTTGGACACAAACATCATGTGATCTCATGATGTCATGATCTTGGGAATCCAGCTGTCTTGCAAGGTAACAGCAAACacaaaataacttttttcaGAAGTAACAGCACTGCAGTTTTAGCCAACGATATGTTctcagtaaaatgtaaaaatataacacaaaataacTTAACTGTCCACTATAATAATATCTTTGCAGAATGCAAGTGGAGTTGTTCAATGTGATATTTCAATGATTCCTTTTAACCAGGAAGCAAACAATATCTAGTTTAATaagataaaaaacagaaattgatTTTGTAAATATGGATGATGCACAAAGACTGAGTTGGctgtttacatacaaaacatttacattagcCAGTTACTCAGAGAAAGCCTGGGAGAGGAGAATAAAACCCTCTTTATCAGGATAAACTTCAGGctgtaacatttattttctttcttctgctaTTAAGTGCACAACTTATTCAAACATCttaaaatcaatatatttgTATGTAGTATGTAGAAGTACATCTAATGTTGTAAccaatgtttcttttcttttctttttgtttatttattttttggttctGTATATTACTGGAGgatgcattttatatttttacgtTTGATATATAGCGTCTTGTATTCCCATGTCGGATGAGTCAGATGTTtggcagcaacaacaacattagAAACAATACCAACAcgtaaaaacacaaacaactgatACTGATGCTGCTACACTGACACTTACTACCAAGTACTACCAATACTATCaattaatgataaaatgaaatataatacaaataaaaccacaattCATCAGAGCTACACCGGAACAATACAGCCTCCATTGTAAATCCCGTTCCAACAGACTGACATGAACTGCGTTGTGCTTCGCTGATCCCACTCGTGACGTTGTTGGCACTGACATGAGACTGACCCGTGTGACCCGTGTGCATATTGGCCGATGACTTTAAGAACCCTGTAAGAAAAGGTTGTGATTTCTCGTAGAGGACACTTTCCTCCAGCTGTGGGAGTTATCAAGTTGACGTAATCATCTGCCCTTTTGGGATTATCCAGCTGAAAATCACCCTTCATCCGGCCAATCAGCAGCCAGTTCGTAACATCTGTCCCTGGTGTAAGAGGGAGAGAAGTCTGGGAGCATCACACACATTACATGACACCAAATCCCATCAAGATTTGTATAtgtgagtgtttctgtgtgtgtgtatcagagcGTGTGTTTGCTATTGGCGTGACAGCAGTATTGAATGAAGGCTTTTAAACTGCAGCTGTCAGAAATATTCCCAAGACAATCCATTACTACCTTGGTTAATACACACCTGTGCTGTCAACTAATTCATGTCAGCCAAAGCGATTCAAAATCATCAAACCACCAATGCCCCTTTGTATTGCGTGCGATTGTCCCTCTATTGGTTATGCAACCCAGTGGTTTTTGGTGCTCCTGGTTCTCGGCATGCTGACATAATAAGCCGAGTAAAATCACCCTCCAACCTTGTCATCAGGCCAAACAGCAGATCAATTGTTCCTCTAATAGTAGATTACCACTGATTCATCTCTTTTTTAGACCTTTGTCCCTCCCAATGCATGTCTGGTTTTCCAGCTCTGGTTGGCCTGAAGGTCCCTAAGGCTAAACACTAGCAAGGACCTAATCAATAAGCTTTCATTACACAAAACTGTCTGGTCTACTCTGTGCATTAGGGCAAGGCCAATAGTTGTGGAGAGGGATTTATGAttggtgtatttttttattttggtggGTGCAGAAATTATAATCTTTATCAAactttgtattgtattgttttattccATGATTATGTTTGACAAACATCCTATATTTTCATATCTCAAATGACgtaaaatttttttaaaaaatgatgactgAAGAaatctcttttttgtttgttttgttcacagaaaagaaaagtacTTTAATGGTTGGAACTGCCCGCCCCAACCTACATTACTGCCCTTGCAGATACAGCCTGATGATCACCAGTGCCATGGGAGCGGTGCGAGTCAACAGGTAAGAGGGAAAAAGTATTtgtaaactatttatttaaactttttattaaGGATGACGTATGAGAAAGTGGTACAAAAACAACCAATGGACTATTTGCTAAACCCCTCCTTTGAATATTGATTGTCCATTCATAGCTTAGTAACCATATCTGGATACAGCAGGCCTGACCAGTTTTTgatttctccacatgttgaAAGAGTGCATTAAGAGTGATACTCTGCATTTTAAGAGTTTTGTGGGTGTGTAATATTGAGGATTTTTTTAGCCTGTCCAAAAACAAAGTTGTAAGGAATGGATTTTGTTTGGTCTGCCGCAAACATTAGCGTGTGctgctaactagcttactaccTACAGCAGTGTCCTTAGCATTACTTCCAAAGTCAAGGAGTCATCATCATTAACTTCATTAGTTTGTGGGAttatgagttttaaaaaaagccttGTTCACAACAAGAACATCCAGTGTTGAATGCTATCAAAGTTTAGTTTGGAAAACCAGTTTTCATCAAGATATAAATCATAATTTTAAGTTGTAAGTCATTTATATGGTAGGCTATATTTGGGCCAAATTGGTACCAAATCTGACAGTCCAAACATAGCTGAATCTTCATCTATTTTTAGGCTAAATAACGGCCACAACTGTCTGACCTGATTTAGTCCAAAAAAGAAGTTCCATTGACGTCGGGTGCTTGGTAGgaaggctaacgttagcatctctgtcctgctctttattgGATTTGGAGAAGTTTACACCCCAGCAACCCAAGCCAACATTACCCAAGGTTGCATTGCCAAACACATTGGTTAGTTCTCATCCTAAAAACCTTTTACCTTGTAGTGTTtaatctgtatgtatgtaagttaATCAGCTAAACACTGTTATGTAGAAAAGAAATgtcttattttacatttttcctcattATAACCTACTTATAGAACTTACAGGCAATAATAACTCTGGGGGCAGGGCTTAGCAAACATTCAATTCTCCCAAACTCACATTCTCCCTTCTTGTTTTGCAGATACAGCATCGTTTCCACAGATGAAGATGCCGTGAAGATCTCCACCCTGGGCCTCCACAATGGCCACAGTCCTCTGACTCAGCAGGCACTAATAGGGGCCTGCATGCGAGGTgaagacggaggaggaggagagtgtcCAGGAAGCGATGAAGGAAGAGGGGCGTTGTCTCTGAGAGTGACAAATGAGCCAATCGTCCACAACAGCTGCCGTGCTTCACCTTCATGTCGTCTGGGCCTGGATCTGGGCACCGGCCGCCTGCGCAGCCGCTTTGTGAAGAAGAACGGCCAGTGCAACGTGGTGTTCAATAACATGGAGGATAAGCCACGGAGATACCTGGCTGACATTTTCACTACCTGTGTGGACATACGCTGGCGCTACCTGCTGCTTGTCTTCACCACCACCTTCCTTCTGTCTTGGCTGCTGTTTGGCCTGATCTTTTGGGGAGTGGCACTGGCTCATGGAGACTTTGAAATTCGCATTCCCGTGAAGGAAGGGGATCCTCGGAGCACCGCAGAGGGAGAACCAGACGAATGGCGGCCATGTATTCTCCATATTCAGGGCTTTATTGGGGCATTCCTCTTCTCCATTGAGACCCAGACCACCATTGGATATGGTTTCCGGTGTGTCACTGAAGAGTGCCCAGTCGCTGTGGTGACTGTGGTGGTCCAGTCCATCGTGGGCTGCATTATTGACTCCTTCATGATTGGCACCATCATGGCAAAGATGGTGCGGCCCAAGAAGCGGGCACAGACCTTGCTGTTCTCGCATCATGCCGTCATCGCACTGCGTGATGGTAAGCTGTGCCTCATGTGGCGCCTGGGGAACATGCGCAAGAGCCACATAGTTGAGGCACATGTGCGTGCCCAGCTCATCAAGCCACATGTGACGGCAGAGGGAGAGTACCTCCCTTTGGAGCAAACAGACATTGATGTTGGCTATGATGATGGGCTGGATCGGCTGTTTCTCGTGTCACCACTGGTGGTGGTCCATGAGATCAACAAGAACAGTCCGCTGTATAATCTGAGCCACACCGACCTGCAGAAAGAGGACTTTGAAATTGTGGTCATCCTGGAGGGGATGGTGGAGGCCACAGCTATGACCACTCAGGCCCGTAGCTCCTACTTGGCAAAGGAGATCCTGTGGGGTCACCGCTTTGAGCCCGTGGTGTTTGAGAAGGGCGACCGCTACCATGTGGACTACTCCCGCTTCCATAAGACCTACGAAGTGCCATCTACGCCTCACTGCAGTGCCAGGGAACTGAGCCAGATGACGGGTCGTGGCAGGCAGTCCTCATCCTCCACCGCCAGTTACTCCCGGTCTCCGTCACCGTTTGCCCCAAGGGCAGCTCGCCACCTATTGGGCCCTCACTCCCCCAGCGCTTTCTGCTACGAGAACGAGGTAGCCTTGTGCTGTGgggatgatgaggaagaggaggatgacaaAGATGAGGCAGTGAGTCTAGGCGTTAGAGGTGACAGAGAGGCAAAGTTGAGAGATGACATTCACTTGGGATTCAAGGAGACATTTGTGGAGGAGCAGACGGTGGAGATGCTG
Coding sequences within:
- the LOC137174065 gene encoding ATP-sensitive inward rectifier potassium channel 12-like; amino-acid sequence: MVGTARPNLHYCPCRYSLMITSAMGAVRVNRYSIVSTDEDAVKISTLGLHNGHSPLTQQALIGACMRGEDGGGGECPGSDEGRGALSLRVTNEPIVHNSCRASPSCRLGLDLGTGRLRSRFVKKNGQCNVVFNNMEDKPRRYLADIFTTCVDIRWRYLLLVFTTTFLLSWLLFGLIFWGVALAHGDFEIRIPVKEGDPRSTAEGEPDEWRPCILHIQGFIGAFLFSIETQTTIGYGFRCVTEECPVAVVTVVVQSIVGCIIDSFMIGTIMAKMVRPKKRAQTLLFSHHAVIALRDGKLCLMWRLGNMRKSHIVEAHVRAQLIKPHVTAEGEYLPLEQTDIDVGYDDGLDRLFLVSPLVVVHEINKNSPLYNLSHTDLQKEDFEIVVILEGMVEATAMTTQARSSYLAKEILWGHRFEPVVFEKGDRYHVDYSRFHKTYEVPSTPHCSARELSQMTGRGRQSSSSTASYSRSPSPFAPRAARHLLGPHSPSAFCYENEVALCCGDDEEEEDDKDEAVSLGVRGDREAKLRDDIHLGFKETFVEEQTVEMLCVLDTENQISLDRLQPTLPLYISRESGV